The following coding sequences are from one Rutidosis leptorrhynchoides isolate AG116_Rl617_1_P2 chromosome 11, CSIRO_AGI_Rlap_v1, whole genome shotgun sequence window:
- the LOC139876001 gene encoding uncharacterized protein, whose product MEIMGFGLKWRKWILACLKSASILVLVNGSPISFNFEWGVRQGDPLSPFLFILTAEGLNILTKMSMRNNFLSGVEIGWDKVNFHISNLIGIGVDKIEVENMARLFHCKVGTTPFIYLGLPVGGNMKKQVSWKPVLDKFEKRLSNWRDRSISFLRRWTLVNSVLNSLLLYYFSLFRAPPCVLKKLECVRRSFLGAGRVPNQKSLGLNGKKQFYLIGMGY is encoded by the exons ATGGAAATTATGGGATTCGGGCTTAAATGGAGAAAGTGGATACTTGCATGTTTAAAGTCGGCGTCTATCTTGGTTCTTGTTAACGGATCACCAATAAGTTTCAACTTTGAGTGGGGGGTAAGGCAAGGCGACCCACTTTCCCCGTTTCTTTTTATCTTGACGGCGGaaggattgaatattttaacaaaaATGTCCATGAGAAACAACTTTTTGTCAGGGGTAGAAATAGGTTGGGATAAA GTTAATTTCCACATAAGTAACCTTATTGGAATTGGGGTTGATAAGATTGAAGTTGAGAATATGGCTCGGTTATTTCATTGCAAAGTTGGCACTACTCCTTTTATTTATCTTGGACTTCCGGTCGGTGGTAACATGAAAAAACAAGTGAGTTGGAAACCGGTTTTAGACAAGTTTGAAAAGCGACTTTCGAATTGGAGGGATAGATCGATTTCATTTCTTAGGCGCTGGACTCTTGTAAACTCGGTGTTGAATAGTCTCCTGTTGTACTACTTTTCGCTCTTCCGTGCTCCGCCATGTGTGCTTAAAAAACTTGAGTGTGTAAGACGTTCTTTTCTTGGGGCGGGCCGGGTACCAAATCAAAAatctcttgggttaaatgggaagaAACAATTTTACCTTATCGGGATGGGGTATTAA